A genomic stretch from Prochlorococcus marinus str. MIT 9312 includes:
- the thrB gene encoding homoserine kinase, whose amino-acid sequence MSIPEVGKKIRVTVPSTTANLGPGFDCLGAALDLHNEFIFTRIEGGGDRFDLIMESTDGNHLRGGPENLVFRAAQKVWESANMEPFALEARVKLAVPPARGLGSSATAIVAGLIGANAIMNSPLPKEKLLELAIDIEGHPDNVVPSLLGGLCLTARSSSQRWRIIRCDWHDSIKAVVAIPAIRLSTSEARKVMPKNVPISDAVTNMGALTLLLNGLKAGNDELIKEGMFDKLHEPYRWKLIKGGLEVKDAALQAGALGCAISGAGPSILALCKKENGKEVSQAMVKAWEKSGVASRAPFLNLQTTGSQFSTISSR is encoded by the coding sequence ATGTCTATTCCTGAAGTAGGAAAAAAAATAAGAGTAACAGTACCTTCCACAACTGCTAATTTGGGGCCTGGATTCGACTGCCTTGGTGCAGCATTAGATTTACATAATGAATTTATTTTTACAAGAATTGAAGGTGGTGGAGATAGATTTGATCTAATAATGGAAAGTACAGATGGGAATCATTTAAGAGGGGGACCTGAAAACTTAGTTTTTAGAGCGGCTCAGAAAGTATGGGAGAGTGCAAATATGGAGCCTTTTGCGCTTGAAGCAAGAGTAAAGTTGGCTGTACCTCCGGCACGCGGCCTTGGAAGTAGTGCTACAGCAATAGTTGCTGGACTAATCGGAGCAAATGCAATAATGAACTCTCCACTGCCCAAAGAAAAACTTCTAGAACTTGCTATTGATATTGAAGGCCATCCTGATAATGTAGTACCCTCTCTTTTGGGGGGGCTTTGCTTAACGGCCCGGTCTTCTTCTCAAAGATGGAGAATCATAAGATGTGATTGGCACGACTCTATCAAAGCTGTTGTAGCAATACCTGCGATTCGTTTAAGCACAAGTGAAGCAAGGAAAGTAATGCCTAAGAATGTACCAATATCTGATGCAGTTACAAATATGGGGGCACTTACTTTATTGCTAAATGGCTTAAAAGCAGGAAACGATGAATTAATAAAAGAGGGAATGTTTGATAAGCTACATGAACCATACCGATGGAAGCTTATTAAAGGTGGGCTGGAAGTCAAAGATGCCGCACTACAAGCAGGTGCTTTAGGATGCGCAATTAGTGGGGCGGGACCAAGCATCTTAGCTTTGTGTAAAAAAGAAAATGGCAAGGAGGTTAGTCAAGCCATGGTAAAAGCATGGGAGAAGTCAGGTGTAGCAAGTAGAGCACCATTTTTAAACCTTCAAACAACAGGCAGCCAATTCAGCACTATCTCTAGTAGGTAG
- a CDS encoding glucokinase — MNFLACDLGGTKVLLGIFKKDINDDSPKLIFKKKYISSDWNSFELILEDFLKNECKNIAHPYSACFAVAGPLSNNNAKIINLSWNISGNALQKKFNFKSCELINDFAVQIYGIPYLKENQYSTIQNGDFFAGTNNDLHAIVGAGTGLGIARGIISENNVKVLASEGGHVEYSPKSKLEWELKIWLKNYLKVERISCERIVSGIGLSRIAEWRLSKPDAKNHPLQKYFKEIKISDALRKEIPEKICTFSNKGDQLMIEVERIWLGAYASLLGDVALQELCFGGLWISGGTAPKHFKNFKSNIFMKQFFDKGRLKDILKTIPLKVILDEEFGLFSAACRAKMLLKTE, encoded by the coding sequence ATGAATTTTCTGGCTTGTGATTTAGGAGGTACCAAGGTTCTTTTGGGAATATTTAAAAAAGATATAAATGATGATTCACCTAAGTTAATATTCAAAAAGAAATATATATCTTCTGATTGGAACTCTTTTGAATTAATCCTAGAAGATTTTCTCAAAAATGAATGCAAAAATATTGCTCATCCTTATTCTGCATGCTTCGCAGTAGCTGGTCCTTTATCTAATAACAACGCAAAAATTATTAACTTGTCGTGGAATATATCTGGAAATGCATTACAGAAGAAATTTAATTTTAAAAGCTGCGAGCTAATAAATGATTTCGCAGTGCAAATTTACGGAATACCTTATTTAAAAGAAAATCAATATTCAACAATCCAGAATGGGGACTTTTTTGCAGGTACTAATAATGATTTGCATGCCATAGTTGGAGCTGGGACAGGTTTAGGCATTGCAAGAGGAATAATATCAGAAAATAATGTGAAAGTTTTAGCTAGCGAAGGTGGTCATGTTGAATACTCGCCAAAGTCAAAATTAGAATGGGAATTAAAGATTTGGCTTAAGAATTATCTAAAAGTTGAGAGGATATCTTGTGAAAGAATTGTTAGTGGTATTGGTTTATCGAGAATTGCCGAATGGAGACTGAGCAAACCTGATGCTAAAAACCATCCTTTACAAAAATATTTTAAAGAAATTAAAATTTCTGACGCTTTGAGAAAAGAAATCCCAGAAAAAATTTGTACGTTTTCGAATAAGGGGGATCAGTTAATGATTGAAGTAGAGAGGATATGGTTAGGTGCTTATGCCTCTTTATTAGGAGATGTCGCTCTTCAAGAATTATGCTTTGGAGGGTTATGGATTTCAGGAGGAACGGCACCAAAACATTTCAAAAACTTTAAATCAAATATATTTATGAAACAATTTTTTGATAAAGGAAGATTAAAAGATATTCTTAAAACAATACCTCTGAAAGTGATTTTAGATGAAGAGTTTGGGCTTTTTAGTGCAGCCTGCAGAGCAAAAATGCTTTTAAAAACTGAGTAA
- the thrS gene encoding threonine--tRNA ligase has protein sequence MPIITLPDGSKKVFEKSVTILEIAQSIGAGLAKATIAGKVNDVLIDATLPIKNDSKVVIITSKDKEGIEIIRHSFAHLIGHAVKQIYSDIKMAIGPVIEDGFYYDIFSEQRFTPEDLIKIENRINKLIKTNYDVEILQVSKEEAIKTFKERDETFKLRIIEEIPEEGLINLYKHEEYIDMCRGPHVPNTRHLRHFKLLKLSGSYWRGNSENEALQRIYGTAWAKEKELKDYLTRIEEAEKRDHRKLGKKHSLFHIQEESPGMIFWHPNGWTIYQVLEKYIREILKKNDYLEIKTPQAVDKSLWEKSGHWEKFRDDMFTTASENRTYAIKPMNCPCHIQLFNQGLKSYKDLPIRLAEFGSCHRNEPSGALHGLMRVRNFTQDDAHIFCKEEQIQEEVSTFIDLVFEVYKTFGFDEIIIKLSTRPEKRVGSEEIWDKSEEALTKALDNKNLKWELQPGEGAFYGPKIEFSLKDCLNRVWQCGTIQVDFSMPIRLEATYVDIDNEKRNPVMLHRAILGSFERFIGILIEQYEAKFPIWLAPYQIILLSITDRNNEKCLKFNELINNNGYRSKVDIRNEKIGYKIREATISRIPLIAVIGDKEEEIDSVALRALDGTNLGIFNLPNLYKLMDELIDKKGRTE, from the coding sequence ATGCCAATAATTACCTTGCCTGATGGTTCAAAAAAGGTTTTCGAAAAATCTGTAACTATTCTAGAAATTGCCCAGAGTATAGGTGCTGGATTAGCTAAAGCAACAATTGCTGGGAAAGTAAATGATGTCCTTATAGATGCAACGCTCCCTATAAAAAATGATTCCAAAGTTGTAATCATTACATCAAAAGATAAAGAAGGAATTGAAATAATAAGACATTCCTTTGCTCACCTTATTGGTCATGCAGTTAAACAAATTTACTCTGATATTAAAATGGCAATTGGGCCTGTAATTGAGGATGGTTTTTATTACGATATTTTTTCTGAACAAAGATTTACTCCTGAAGATTTAATAAAAATCGAAAATAGAATAAATAAATTAATAAAAACGAACTATGACGTTGAAATTTTACAAGTTTCTAAAGAAGAGGCAATTAAAACTTTTAAGGAAAGAGATGAGACTTTTAAATTACGAATAATTGAAGAAATTCCTGAAGAAGGTCTCATCAATTTATACAAGCACGAAGAATATATCGACATGTGTAGAGGGCCTCACGTACCCAACACAAGACATTTGAGACACTTTAAGTTACTTAAATTATCAGGCTCATACTGGAGAGGTAATAGTGAGAATGAAGCATTACAGAGAATATATGGAACTGCATGGGCTAAAGAAAAAGAACTCAAAGATTATTTAACAAGAATTGAAGAGGCGGAAAAAAGAGATCATAGAAAACTTGGAAAAAAACATTCACTTTTTCATATTCAAGAAGAATCTCCAGGAATGATTTTTTGGCATCCAAATGGATGGACAATCTACCAAGTGCTTGAAAAATACATAAGAGAAATACTTAAAAAAAATGATTATTTAGAAATCAAAACACCACAAGCTGTTGATAAATCTCTCTGGGAAAAATCCGGTCATTGGGAAAAATTTAGAGACGATATGTTTACTACTGCGTCAGAAAATCGAACATATGCAATAAAACCAATGAATTGTCCATGCCATATTCAATTATTTAATCAAGGTTTAAAAAGTTATAAGGATTTACCTATTCGTCTTGCTGAATTTGGTTCTTGTCACAGAAATGAGCCCTCTGGTGCACTGCACGGCTTAATGAGAGTAAGAAACTTTACTCAAGATGATGCGCACATATTTTGCAAAGAAGAGCAGATTCAAGAAGAGGTGTCCACATTTATAGATCTTGTTTTCGAGGTTTATAAAACTTTTGGTTTTGATGAAATAATTATCAAATTATCAACCCGTCCTGAAAAAAGGGTAGGTAGTGAAGAGATTTGGGATAAATCAGAAGAGGCCCTTACCAAAGCTCTCGATAATAAGAATCTAAAATGGGAACTCCAACCTGGAGAAGGTGCTTTTTATGGTCCAAAAATAGAATTCTCGTTAAAAGATTGTCTTAATAGAGTCTGGCAGTGCGGAACCATTCAGGTTGATTTTTCAATGCCTATTAGATTGGAAGCAACTTATGTAGATATTGATAATGAAAAAAGAAATCCAGTTATGCTTCATAGGGCAATTTTAGGATCCTTTGAAAGATTTATCGGAATCTTAATTGAACAATATGAGGCGAAATTTCCGATTTGGCTTGCTCCTTATCAAATAATTTTGTTGAGTATTACCGATAGAAATAATGAAAAGTGTTTAAAATTTAATGAATTAATAAATAATAATGGTTACCGATCAAAAGTTGATATTAGGAATGAAAAGATAGGATACAAAATAAGGGAGGCAACTATAAGTAGAATTCCCTTAATTGCAGTAATAGGTGATAAAGAAGAGGAAATTGATTCAGTAGCTCTAAGAGCTTTGGATGGAACAAATTTAGGAATTTTCAATTTACCTAATCTCTATAAATTAATGGATGAATTAATAGATAAAAAAGGTCGAACGGAATAA
- the trpS gene encoding tryptophan--tRNA ligase yields the protein MTNKKRILSGVQPTGDLHIGNWLGAINNWVTLQEEYETFLCVVDLHAITAAYNPKELSKNTISTAALYVACGIDPKICSIFVQSQISAHSELCWILNCMTPINWMERMIQFKEKSIQQGNNVSIGLFDYPILMAADILLYDADYVPVGEDQKQHLELARDIAQQRINAKFSKDKNILKIPQPIIMKNGSKIMSLVDGSKKMSKSDPNEGSRINLLDPPEIITKKIKRAKSDSSIGIEFNNPERPESKNLLMIYSILSGKEISQCENEFSETGWGTFKKLITEKLIESLEPIQKKYKLLINDPYQLNNILDEGKEKAEDLANQTLKRVKSKLGFFEMEK from the coding sequence ATGACAAATAAAAAAAGGATTCTTTCGGGAGTCCAACCAACTGGTGATTTACATATAGGAAATTGGCTTGGAGCAATCAATAATTGGGTGACACTTCAAGAGGAATATGAAACATTTCTATGTGTAGTTGATTTGCACGCAATAACAGCCGCATATAATCCCAAAGAATTATCTAAAAATACTATCTCTACCGCCGCTTTGTACGTTGCTTGTGGGATAGATCCCAAAATATGCTCAATTTTCGTTCAAAGTCAGATTTCTGCACATTCAGAACTTTGTTGGATATTAAATTGCATGACTCCTATAAATTGGATGGAAAGAATGATTCAATTCAAAGAAAAATCCATACAACAGGGAAATAATGTATCTATTGGATTATTTGACTATCCAATCCTGATGGCTGCAGACATCCTCCTATACGATGCAGACTACGTACCAGTAGGTGAGGATCAAAAACAACATCTTGAACTTGCTAGAGATATTGCACAACAAAGAATTAATGCCAAATTTAGTAAAGATAAAAATATTTTGAAAATTCCTCAGCCAATAATTATGAAGAATGGATCAAAAATAATGAGTTTAGTTGATGGTTCAAAAAAGATGAGCAAAAGTGATCCTAATGAGGGCAGTCGCATTAACTTATTAGATCCTCCTGAAATAATCACAAAAAAAATAAAAAGAGCAAAAAGTGACAGTTCTATTGGAATTGAATTTAACAACCCAGAGAGACCAGAATCTAAAAATCTTTTGATGATTTATTCAATATTATCTGGCAAAGAAATTTCTCAATGCGAAAATGAATTCTCAGAGACTGGATGGGGGACATTTAAAAAATTAATTACTGAAAAACTCATTGAATCACTAGAACCTATTCAGAAAAAATATAAATTATTAATTAATGATCCTTATCAATTAAATAACATCCTTGATGAAGGGAAGGAAAAAGCTGAAGATTTAGCAAATCAGACTTTAAAAAGAGTTAAATCAAAATTGGGATTCTTTGAAATGGAGAAATAA